From a single Methylosinus sp. H3A genomic region:
- a CDS encoding acyl-CoA dehydrogenase family protein encodes MSDLETETRFQSDPALEPLLADLASTAARRDTEGGTAKRERDLIRESGLLSLAIPRALGGAGADWIEIVQAVQRMAAVDSSLAHLFAFHHLMVVTPQIFGTAEQSRALMEKTARERCFWGNAVNPKDPRLRLSRDGAILRLDGAKTFCSGASDSDMLIVSALDEEDRLKIAAIPTRRAGLRIHDDWDNMGQRQTDSGSVSFERVELREDELLVAPGPLGSPFAALRPCLVQLLLVAIFAGLARGALDEAKAYVRGLPSEGAARIGADAFILHTAGELWTQAAAVEALLDRATRAFQSGWERGDSITPRERGAIAIEIATAKAVSARASLDIGSRIFEIMGARATHARLRLDRFWRNARTHTLHDPIDHKLKEIGDFVLNDAYPTPSFYS; translated from the coding sequence ATGTCCGACCTCGAGACCGAAACGAGATTTCAAAGCGATCCCGCGCTCGAGCCGCTGCTCGCCGATCTCGCCTCGACGGCGGCGCGGCGCGACACGGAAGGCGGCACGGCCAAGCGCGAGCGCGATCTCATTCGCGAGAGCGGCTTGCTGAGCCTCGCCATTCCACGCGCGCTGGGAGGCGCCGGCGCCGATTGGATCGAGATCGTGCAAGCCGTCCAGCGAATGGCCGCGGTCGACAGCTCGCTCGCCCATCTCTTCGCCTTTCATCATCTGATGGTGGTCACGCCGCAAATCTTCGGAACCGCCGAGCAGTCGCGCGCGCTGATGGAGAAGACCGCGCGGGAGCGCTGCTTCTGGGGCAATGCGGTCAATCCCAAAGACCCGCGCCTGCGGCTCTCCCGCGACGGCGCAATTCTGCGGCTCGACGGAGCCAAGACCTTCTGCTCGGGCGCGAGCGATTCGGACATGCTCATCGTCTCCGCCCTGGACGAGGAGGACAGGTTGAAGATCGCCGCGATTCCGACGCGGCGCGCAGGCCTGCGCATTCACGACGATTGGGACAATATGGGCCAACGCCAGACCGACAGCGGCTCCGTCTCTTTCGAGCGCGTGGAGCTGCGCGAGGACGAATTGCTCGTCGCTCCCGGCCCGCTCGGCTCGCCTTTCGCGGCGCTGCGGCCTTGTCTCGTGCAGCTGCTCCTCGTCGCGATCTTCGCGGGGCTCGCGCGCGGCGCGCTCGACGAGGCGAAAGCCTATGTGCGCGGATTGCCGAGCGAAGGCGCCGCGCGCATCGGCGCCGATGCGTTCATTCTCCACACGGCCGGCGAGCTGTGGACGCAGGCCGCCGCCGTGGAAGCCCTCCTCGACCGCGCCACGCGCGCCTTTCAGAGCGGCTGGGAGCGCGGCGACTCCATCACGCCGCGAGAACGCGGCGCCATAGCGATCGAGATCGCGACAGCCAAAGCCGTGAGCGCGCGCGCCTCGCTCGACATCGGCTCGCGCATCTTCGAGATCATGGGAGCCCGCGCGACCCATGCGCGGCTGCGGCTCGATCGCTTCTGGCGCA
- the gpt gene encoding xanthine phosphoribosyltransferase, whose translation MGDKAFPVSWDAFHRDARALAWRLSAVGRFSAIVAVTRGGLVPAGIVARELGIRVIDTIGVASYHEETQRGEVHVLKPLSETILSRPSEDVLIVDDLVDTGATAKVVRALLPKAHFATVYAKPQGRPLVDTFVTEVSQDTWIFFPWDTGLTFQAPIAKGSP comes from the coding sequence ATGGGAGACAAAGCCTTTCCGGTGTCCTGGGACGCCTTCCACCGCGACGCGCGCGCGCTCGCCTGGCGGCTCTCGGCCGTCGGCCGCTTCTCGGCCATTGTCGCGGTGACGCGCGGCGGGTTGGTGCCGGCCGGCATCGTCGCGCGCGAGCTCGGCATTCGCGTCATCGACACGATCGGGGTCGCGAGCTACCATGAGGAGACGCAGCGCGGCGAGGTCCATGTGCTGAAGCCGCTCTCCGAGACGATTCTCTCGCGCCCGAGCGAGGATGTGCTGATCGTCGACGATCTCGTCGACACGGGCGCGACGGCGAAGGTGGTGCGCGCGCTGCTGCCCAAGGCGCATTTTGCGACCGTCTACGCCAAGCCACAGGGCCGGCCGCTGGTCGACACTTTCGTCACCGAGGTTTCGCAGGACACCTGGATCTTTTTTCCTTGGGACACGGGCCTCACCTTCCAGGCGCCGATCGCCAAAGGATCGCCCTGA
- a CDS encoding molybdopterin-binding protein, whose protein sequence is MEREDIVTAAVLVIGDEILSGRTQDLNTNYIAKYLGELGIDLREARVVPDVEEEIVAALDALRGRYSYVFTTGGIGPTHDDITADAVAKAFGVPIGEDERAIAMLLERIAPQDLNPARRRMARIPQGAELIENAISKAPGFMIGNVIVMAGVPIIMQAMLDAAAGRIVKGVRVQVATVDAHGIPEGRYAADLERIAKEHERVTVGSYPSFSSAGVRNQIVLRSRDGAELEAAAQKVRALIVRLTANGTPL, encoded by the coding sequence ATGGAGCGCGAAGACATAGTCACGGCCGCCGTGCTCGTGATTGGAGACGAGATCCTGTCCGGCCGCACGCAGGATCTCAACACCAATTATATCGCCAAATATCTGGGCGAATTGGGGATCGACCTGCGTGAGGCGCGCGTCGTGCCGGACGTGGAGGAGGAGATCGTCGCCGCGCTCGACGCGCTGCGGGGACGCTACAGCTATGTCTTCACCACGGGCGGCATCGGCCCCACCCATGACGACATCACCGCCGACGCCGTGGCCAAGGCCTTCGGCGTCCCGATCGGCGAGGACGAGCGCGCCATCGCCATGCTGCTGGAGCGCATCGCCCCGCAGGATCTCAATCCCGCCCGACGGCGCATGGCCCGCATTCCGCAGGGCGCGGAGCTGATCGAGAACGCTATTTCCAAGGCGCCGGGCTTCATGATCGGCAATGTGATCGTCATGGCCGGCGTGCCGATCATCATGCAGGCCATGCTGGACGCCGCCGCCGGGCGCATCGTCAAAGGCGTGCGCGTGCAGGTGGCCACCGTCGACGCGCATGGCATACCGGAGGGCCGCTACGCCGCCGATCTGGAGCGAATCGCCAAGGAGCATGAGCGCGTGACGGTCGGCTCCTATCCGTCCTTCTCCAGCGCCGGCGTGCGCAATCAGATCGTGCTGCGGAGCCGCGACGGCGCCGAGCTCGAGGCCGCGGCGCAGAAGGTGCGGGCGCTGATCGTGCGGCTCACCGCCAATGGAACGCCGCTCTGA
- the map gene encoding type I methionyl aminopeptidase: MTFVESHLAGSGRKSGQIKLHGPEDFEAMRLAGRLTAEALDMLVPHVKPGVTTKALDDLVFDFAIANGAYPAPLDYRGYRKSICTSINHVVCHGIPDEKPLREGDIVNVDVTFIVDGWHGDSSRMFAVGEVPRRAQRLIDVTYESLMRGIAVVKPGATTGDIGAAIQRFAEAERCSVVRDFCGHGLGRLFHDEPNILHYGVPGQGVELRPGMFFTIEPMINLGRPQVKILGDGWTAVTRDRSLSAQFEHSLGVTETGVEIFTASPAGLDNPNGASSAE; encoded by the coding sequence ATGACATTCGTCGAGTCCCACCTCGCGGGCTCAGGCCGCAAGAGCGGCCAGATCAAGCTCCATGGACCCGAGGATTTCGAGGCCATGCGCCTCGCCGGCCGGCTGACGGCCGAGGCGCTGGATATGCTCGTCCCGCATGTGAAGCCCGGCGTCACCACCAAGGCGCTGGACGATCTCGTCTTCGACTTCGCCATAGCGAACGGCGCCTATCCGGCCCCGCTCGATTATCGCGGCTATCGCAAATCCATCTGCACCTCGATCAACCATGTGGTCTGCCACGGCATTCCGGACGAGAAGCCTCTGCGCGAGGGCGACATCGTCAATGTGGACGTGACCTTCATCGTCGACGGCTGGCATGGCGATTCGAGCCGAATGTTCGCCGTGGGCGAGGTGCCGCGCCGCGCCCAGCGCCTCATCGATGTGACCTATGAGAGCCTCATGCGCGGCATCGCCGTGGTGAAGCCCGGCGCGACGACGGGCGACATAGGCGCGGCCATTCAGCGCTTCGCCGAGGCCGAGCGCTGCTCCGTCGTGCGCGATTTCTGCGGCCATGGGCTCGGCCGTCTGTTCCATGACGAGCCCAATATTCTGCATTATGGCGTGCCGGGGCAGGGCGTCGAGCTGCGGCCGGGCATGTTCTTCACCATAGAGCCGATGATCAATCTCGGCCGGCCGCAGGTGAAGATCCTCGGCGACGGCTGGACCGCTGTCACCCGTGATCGCTCGCTCTCGGCCCAGTTCGAGCATTCGCTCGGCGTCACCGAGACCGGCGTCGAAATCTTCACCGCCTCGCCCGCCGGGCTCGACAATCCCAACGGAGCCTCGAGCGCCGAATGA
- the radC gene encoding RadC family protein → MSEPRAPRRRAAGDKAADGLREEAPHFHGHRQRLRDRFLEAGEAALADYELLELVLYRAIPRRDVKPLAKSLIARFGSFSEVAAARPERLREIEGLGEAAICEIKLMEAAARRLARSNLQKRTVLSSFVDVIDYCRTAMAYAEREEFRILFLDKRNALIADEVQGVGTVDHTPVYPREVVRRALELGCSALILAHNHPSGDPTPSTADIRMTLDIIAIAQPFGISVHDHLIVGRNGHASLKGLKFI, encoded by the coding sequence ATGAGCGAGCCGCGCGCGCCTCGGCGGCGGGCGGCCGGCGACAAAGCCGCCGACGGGCTGCGCGAGGAAGCGCCGCATTTTCATGGACACAGGCAGCGGCTCCGCGACCGTTTCCTGGAGGCGGGCGAGGCCGCGCTCGCCGATTACGAGCTCTTGGAGCTCGTGCTCTACCGCGCCATTCCGCGCCGTGACGTGAAGCCGCTGGCAAAATCGCTGATCGCGCGATTCGGCTCCTTCTCCGAGGTTGCGGCGGCGCGGCCGGAGCGGCTGCGCGAGATCGAGGGGCTCGGCGAGGCGGCGATCTGCGAGATCAAGCTGATGGAGGCGGCGGCGCGGCGCCTCGCGCGCAGCAATCTGCAGAAGCGCACCGTGCTCTCCTCCTTCGTGGATGTGATCGACTATTGCCGCACGGCGATGGCCTACGCCGAGCGCGAGGAGTTCCGCATCCTCTTCCTCGACAAGCGCAACGCCTTGATCGCCGACGAGGTTCAGGGCGTCGGCACGGTGGATCACACGCCCGTCTATCCGCGCGAGGTGGTGCGGCGGGCGCTGGAATTGGGCTGTTCCGCGCTGATATTGGCGCACAATCACCCTTCGGGCGATCCGACGCCCTCGACCGCCGATATTCGCATGACGCTGGACATCATCGCCATCGCCCAGCCCTTCGGCATCTCGGTGCATGATCATTTGATCGTGGGGCGCAACGGCCATGCGAGTTTGAAGGGGCTGAAGTTCATTTGA
- a CDS encoding DHA2 family efflux MFS transporter permease subunit, with product MPSFAITPLIIATALFMENLDGTVLATALPAMAVDLHEDPVALKLALTSYLLSLAVFIPLSGWVADRYGARRVFRAAILVFTFGSILCGFSTSLAGVVAARVVQGLGGAMMVPVGRLVLLRVAPRHELVRALAYLTIPALIGPVVGPPLGGFIATYFHWRYIFWINVPIGFLGVALVTRYIPDLREEGVPPLDVKGFLLSGLGLSSLVFGLGVIGRGIVPAPVAALLIAAGATALVLYVRHARRTPHPIIDLDLLRVPTFHAAVLGGFLFRMGLGAVPFLLPLMLQTGFGLTAFQSGSLTFIAAIGAIAMKTTAQPILGRFGFRRVLIVNALISAGFYCLNVFFAPTTPHWAIMAVLLAGGFFRSLQFTALNAIGYADIDHQAMSRATSFASAGQQLSLSAGVSLGAAALETSRALRGDDALRLADFDAAFLIVAAVSASSILIFRKLAPTAGEGLTGKEAVEADGAA from the coding sequence TTGCCTTCCTTCGCCATCACGCCGCTCATAATCGCCACAGCGCTCTTCATGGAAAACCTCGACGGCACCGTGCTGGCGACGGCGCTGCCCGCCATGGCCGTCGATCTACACGAAGACCCCGTCGCGCTGAAACTCGCGCTCACCTCCTATCTGCTGTCGCTCGCTGTGTTCATCCCGCTCTCGGGCTGGGTCGCGGATCGTTACGGCGCGCGGCGGGTGTTTCGCGCGGCGATCCTCGTCTTCACCTTCGGCTCCATCCTCTGCGGCTTCTCGACCTCGCTCGCCGGCGTCGTGGCGGCGCGCGTGGTGCAGGGGCTCGGCGGGGCGATGATGGTGCCGGTGGGGCGGCTCGTTCTGCTGCGCGTCGCCCCGCGACATGAACTCGTGCGCGCGCTCGCTTATCTCACCATTCCGGCGCTGATCGGCCCGGTCGTCGGGCCGCCGCTCGGCGGCTTCATCGCCACTTATTTTCATTGGCGCTACATCTTCTGGATCAATGTGCCGATCGGTTTTCTCGGCGTCGCGCTCGTCACCCGCTATATTCCCGATTTGCGCGAGGAGGGCGTCCCGCCGCTCGATGTGAAGGGTTTTCTTCTCTCGGGATTGGGACTGTCGAGCCTCGTCTTCGGGCTCGGCGTCATCGGAAGAGGAATCGTCCCGGCGCCCGTCGCGGCATTGCTCATCGCAGCGGGCGCGACCGCGCTCGTCCTCTATGTGCGTCATGCGCGGCGGACGCCGCATCCGATCATCGATCTCGATCTTTTGCGCGTGCCGACCTTCCACGCCGCCGTCCTCGGCGGCTTCCTGTTCCGCATGGGGCTCGGGGCGGTTCCCTTCCTGCTGCCGCTGATGCTGCAGACGGGCTTCGGCCTGACGGCGTTTCAATCGGGGTCGCTGACCTTCATCGCCGCTATCGGCGCCATAGCGATGAAGACCACGGCGCAGCCCATTCTGGGGCGTTTCGGCTTTCGGCGCGTGCTGATCGTCAATGCGCTGATCTCGGCGGGGTTCTACTGCCTCAACGTCTTTTTTGCGCCGACGACGCCGCATTGGGCGATCATGGCCGTGCTGCTCGCCGGCGGCTTCTTCCGCTCGCTCCAATTCACGGCGCTGAACGCGATCGGCTATGCCGATATCGATCATCAGGCGATGAGCCGGGCGACGAGCTTCGCCTCGGCGGGCCAGCAATTGTCGCTGTCGGCGGGCGTGTCGCTCGGCGCTGCGGCGCTGGAGACATCGCGCGCGCTGCGTGGCGACGACGCCTTGCGGCTCGCGGATTTCGACGCGGCCTTCCTCATCGTGGCCGCTGTTTCGGCCTCCTCGATCCTGATCTTCCGAAAGCTCGCGCCGACGGCGGGCGAGGGGCTGACGGGGAAAGAGGCGGTCGAGGCCGACGGAGCGGCCTGA
- a CDS encoding RlmE family RNA methyltransferase gives MTKSGASGREGGRSLKERVKTARKRSLSSTLWLERQLNDPFVAQAKRDGYRSRAAYKLLEMDERHKLLTPGKRIVDLGAAPGGWSQIAAARVKSADGTGKVVAIDLLEMEPIAGVEFTVMDFNDETAPEQIKAMLGGGADGVMSDMAANATGHKQTDHLKIVALAELAADFARDVLAPGGFFVAKVLQGGTEHQLLAALKRDFAQVRHLKPAASRPDSAELYVLATGFRG, from the coding sequence ATGACGAAATCCGGGGCCTCGGGGCGGGAAGGCGGCCGCTCGCTGAAGGAGCGCGTGAAGACGGCGAGGAAGCGCTCGCTGTCCTCGACGCTCTGGCTGGAGCGCCAGCTCAACGATCCCTTTGTGGCGCAGGCCAAGCGCGACGGCTATCGCTCGCGCGCCGCCTATAAGCTGCTCGAGATGGACGAGCGCCACAAGCTGCTCACGCCGGGCAAGCGCATCGTCGATCTCGGCGCCGCGCCCGGCGGCTGGTCGCAGATCGCCGCTGCGCGCGTGAAATCCGCCGATGGCACGGGCAAGGTCGTCGCCATCGACCTGCTCGAGATGGAGCCCATCGCCGGCGTCGAGTTCACCGTGATGGACTTCAACGACGAGACCGCGCCGGAACAGATAAAGGCCATGCTCGGCGGCGGCGCCGATGGCGTCATGTCCGATATGGCGGCCAACGCCACCGGCCATAAGCAGACCGACCATCTGAAGATCGTGGCGCTCGCCGAGCTCGCCGCGGATTTCGCTCGAGACGTGCTGGCGCCGGGCGGCTTTTTCGTCGCCAAAGTGCTGCAGGGCGGCACGGAGCATCAATTGCTCGCGGCGCTGAAACGCGACTTCGCGCAGGTGCGCCATCTGAAGCCGGCGGCGAGCCGCCCCGATTCGGCGGAGCTCTATGTGCTCGCCACGGGATTTCGCGGCTGA
- a CDS encoding ABC transporter ATP-binding protein/permease, whose product MQGLGAAVAVFAALTLAAGVHLGDANLFLLAAGAGLCAFTTWRSAEISSFLKIFVSIFSVETVVFGAARLLEVEGLWPAALANYALPESMSLTVAIFSIIVFGLSHIPVVREMTRIADLYFDAQDRTELRLWGLPAFRVREPLIAIAMIVTLVLMSQGLVGISVRLSFIRRDYYTALQEMNAGEFWRLFLYGFTPWAFVHVVVAVIDYVLQSTLIIRWRQWLTKHYVSRWLGGRRHYAMALVGGVTDNPDQRIAEDVNRFIDGGDSGYGIYSYSILLISKLSSLVSYSIVLWDISSAFTFFEANIAIPGLLFWAALIYAAIGTVTTHLIGRPLTSLLFEKQRREADFRFSLARLREYGEQIALLRGEGAEGASLVRRFGAIVANYFAIIDLRKKLVSFTATFNQLSIIIPFVLTAPFYFAGKIKFGVMRQTADAFDNVEAALTFFVDYYVFLSDFRSVLDRLASFDAAADRADELNAAQPTERAERRDIAFDVTLALPDGRRIVEAKGLELAPGESALLTGPSGSGKSTLFRAVAGIWPYCEGRIEVPEGANVMLLPQRPYVPIGSLARAVAYPAEPEAYSRHEIAEALEAARLPGFVANLEEESNWGQRLSGGEQQRIAVARALLAKPDWLFLDEATSALDEKLEGEIYAMLRERLPQTTVVSIGHRSSLHAFHHRHISMEQEADGTFAPREAVLA is encoded by the coding sequence ATGCAAGGACTTGGCGCGGCCGTCGCGGTCTTCGCGGCGCTAACGCTCGCGGCGGGCGTTCATCTCGGCGACGCCAATCTCTTTCTCCTCGCCGCCGGCGCGGGCCTTTGCGCCTTCACCACCTGGCGCAGCGCGGAGATTTCGAGCTTTCTGAAGATTTTCGTCTCGATCTTCTCGGTGGAGACGGTCGTCTTCGGCGCCGCGCGCCTGCTGGAGGTCGAGGGCCTGTGGCCCGCCGCGCTCGCCAATTATGCGCTGCCGGAGAGCATGTCGCTCACCGTCGCCATATTCTCGATCATCGTCTTCGGCCTCTCGCATATCCCGGTCGTGCGCGAGATGACGCGCATCGCCGATCTCTATTTCGACGCGCAGGACCGCACCGAGCTTCGCCTTTGGGGCCTCCCGGCCTTTCGCGTGCGCGAGCCGTTGATCGCCATAGCGATGATCGTCACTCTGGTGCTCATGAGCCAGGGCCTCGTCGGCATTTCGGTGCGGCTCTCCTTCATCCGCCGCGATTACTACACGGCGCTGCAGGAGATGAACGCCGGAGAGTTCTGGCGGCTGTTCCTCTATGGTTTCACGCCCTGGGCCTTCGTCCATGTCGTCGTGGCGGTCATCGACTATGTGCTGCAATCGACGCTGATCATCCGTTGGCGACAGTGGCTCACCAAGCATTATGTCTCGCGCTGGCTCGGCGGGCGCCGCCATTACGCCATGGCGCTCGTCGGCGGCGTGACCGACAATCCCGATCAGCGCATCGCCGAAGACGTGAATCGTTTCATCGACGGCGGCGATTCCGGATATGGCATCTATTCCTATTCGATCCTGCTCATCTCCAAGCTGAGCTCGCTCGTCTCCTATTCCATCGTGCTGTGGGATATTTCGAGCGCTTTCACCTTCTTCGAGGCGAATATCGCCATTCCGGGCCTGCTGTTCTGGGCCGCGCTCATCTATGCCGCGATCGGCACGGTGACGACCCATCTGATCGGCCGTCCACTGACGTCGCTCCTGTTCGAGAAGCAGAGGCGCGAGGCAGACTTCCGCTTCTCGCTCGCGCGGCTGCGCGAATATGGCGAGCAGATCGCTCTGCTCCGCGGCGAAGGCGCCGAGGGCGCCTCGCTCGTGCGCCGCTTCGGCGCGATCGTCGCCAATTATTTCGCCATCATCGACCTGCGCAAGAAGCTCGTCTCCTTCACCGCCACCTTCAACCAATTGTCGATCATCATCCCCTTCGTGCTGACGGCGCCCTTCTACTTCGCCGGCAAGATAAAGTTCGGCGTGATGCGACAGACGGCCGACGCTTTCGACAATGTCGAGGCCGCGCTGACCTTCTTCGTCGACTATTACGTCTTCCTCTCTGACTTCAGATCGGTGCTCGACCGTCTCGCCTCCTTCGACGCCGCCGCCGACCGCGCCGACGAGCTGAACGCCGCGCAGCCGACAGAACGCGCCGAACGCCGTGACATCGCCTTCGATGTGACGCTCGCTCTGCCGGACGGTCGCCGCATCGTCGAGGCGAAGGGTCTCGAGCTCGCTCCGGGCGAATCGGCGCTGCTCACCGGCCCCTCGGGCTCCGGCAAATCGACGCTGTTCCGCGCCGTCGCCGGAATATGGCCCTATTGCGAGGGCCGTATCGAGGTTCCAGAAGGCGCCAATGTGATGCTGCTGCCACAGCGGCCCTATGTGCCGATCGGCTCCCTCGCCCGCGCCGTCGCCTATCCCGCCGAGCCCGAAGCCTATTCGCGCCACGAGATCGCCGAGGCGCTGGAGGCGGCGCGCCTGCCGGGCTTCGTCGCCAATCTCGAGGAGGAGAGCAATTGGGGCCAGCGCCTCTCGGGCGGCGAGCAGCAGCGCATCGCCGTCGCGCGGGCGCTGCTCGCCAAACCCGACTGGCTCTTCCTCGACGAAGCGACATCGGCGCTCGACGAGAAGCTCGAGGGCGAAATTTACGCCATGCTGCGCGAGCGCCTGCCGCAGACGACGGTCGTCTCCATCGGCCACCGCTCGAGCCTGCACGCCTTCCATCATCGCCATATCTCGATGGAGCAGGAGGCCGACGGAACCTTCGCGCCGCGCGAAGCGGTGCTCGCATGA
- a CDS encoding acetyl-CoA carboxylase carboxyltransferase subunit alpha, translating into MRSYLDFEKPVAELETKVEELRALASKGDGVSISDELAKLEAKAHKALADLYASLTPTQKIQVARHAQRPHFSDYVRLLFDEFTPLAGDRAFGEDAAIVGGFARFRGEPVCLIGQEKGSDTESRLEHNFGMARPEGYRKAARLMDLADRFGLPVISLVDTFGAFPGIDAEQRGQAEAIARSIDVSLSLGVPNVAVVVGEGGSGGAIAIASCNKVLMLEHAVYTVASPEASASILWRDASKAQDAATSMKITAQDLLKFGIIDVIVAEPAGGAHRDPETAVAAVGEGIDDALASLANLSRAQIVEARADRFLSVGRKV; encoded by the coding sequence ATGCGTTCCTATCTCGACTTCGAAAAGCCCGTCGCCGAATTGGAGACCAAGGTGGAGGAGTTGCGCGCGCTGGCCTCCAAGGGCGACGGCGTGTCCATCTCCGACGAGCTCGCCAAGCTCGAGGCCAAGGCCCACAAGGCGCTCGCCGATCTCTACGCCAGCCTCACCCCGACGCAGAAAATACAGGTCGCACGCCATGCGCAGCGGCCGCATTTCTCCGACTATGTGCGGCTTTTGTTCGACGAATTCACGCCGCTCGCGGGCGACCGCGCCTTTGGCGAGGACGCGGCCATCGTCGGCGGTTTCGCGCGTTTTCGTGGCGAGCCGGTCTGCCTCATCGGCCAGGAGAAGGGTTCCGACACGGAGAGCCGGCTCGAGCATAATTTCGGCATGGCGCGGCCGGAGGGCTATCGCAAGGCGGCCCGGCTCATGGATCTCGCCGACCGATTCGGCCTGCCGGTCATCTCGCTCGTCGACACTTTCGGCGCCTTTCCCGGCATAGACGCCGAGCAGCGCGGCCAGGCCGAGGCGATCGCCCGCTCCATCGATGTGTCGCTGTCGCTCGGCGTGCCCAATGTGGCCGTCGTGGTGGGCGAGGGCGGCTCCGGCGGCGCCATAGCGATCGCCAGCTGCAACAAGGTGCTGATGCTGGAGCATGCCGTCTACACGGTCGCTTCGCCCGAGGCGTCGGCCTCCATTCTGTGGCGCGACGCCTCCAAGGCGCAGGACGCCGCCACCAGCATGAAGATCACCGCCCAGGACTTGCTGAAATTCGGCATCATCGACGTCATCGTCGCCGAGCCGGCGGGCGGCGCGCATCGCGATCCGGAGACGGCTGTCGCCGCCGTCGGCGAGGGGATCGACGACGCGCTGGCGAGCCTCGCCAATCTTTCCCGCGCGCAGATCGTCGAGGCGCGGGCCGATCGCTTTCTCTCGGTCGGCCGCAAGGTCTGA
- a CDS encoding murein L,D-transpeptidase family protein yields MSLFQNAGRLARWGLVGAAFSLSACNDLGSGSQRSLTPIPPETLAMMEQAGVTKESPTLIRAYKKEAEFEVWKQRPDGRYAYLKTFPMCRWSGQLGPKVREGDRQVPEGFYSITPGQMNPNSAYYLSFNVGYPNAYDRAFGHGGGSIMVHGACSSAGCFSMTDRQIGEIYAILRTSFNNGQRSIQMQSYPFKMTAENLAKHRMDPNIGFWKQLKEGSDHFEIAGKEPAVGVCGRRYVFDAASANGQPLDASLACPPLRRNAEIEAQVAQKAAADEAKVAQLAAAGVRPVRVVYQDGGQHPDFYARVAEVSRPDALIAPIEIALDEKIGGSKSRSPLIAMSAAKLAAKAKKEAEIKIAAQPATTIKPAEAAPAEPTKLSAFAGATDSIGGLLGFPKEAPPAAPAAQSEAPAPVAKAEPAKAELSKAVFSKTEVAKAGKAGPVKASATKTVATGQSAASQAPASLPPHRVDPAKKPQASLGGEHRAKVAEAAASAPALREGLSPSARP; encoded by the coding sequence ATGAGTCTCTTCCAAAACGCCGGGCGTCTCGCCCGCTGGGGCCTCGTCGGCGCCGCCTTCTCGCTCTCCGCCTGCAATGATCTCGGCTCGGGCTCCCAGCGCTCGTTGACGCCCATTCCGCCGGAGACTCTGGCGATGATGGAGCAGGCCGGCGTCACCAAGGAATCGCCGACGCTCATCCGCGCCTATAAGAAAGAAGCCGAGTTCGAAGTCTGGAAGCAGCGGCCCGACGGCCGTTACGCCTACCTCAAGACCTTCCCCATGTGCCGCTGGTCCGGCCAGCTCGGGCCCAAGGTTCGCGAGGGCGACCGCCAAGTGCCGGAGGGGTTCTATTCCATCACCCCGGGGCAGATGAATCCGAACTCCGCTTATTATCTCTCTTTCAACGTCGGCTATCCCAACGCCTATGACCGCGCTTTCGGCCATGGCGGCGGCTCCATCATGGTGCATGGTGCCTGTTCTTCGGCGGGCTGTTTCTCGATGACGGATCGGCAGATCGGCGAGATCTACGCCATTCTGCGCACGTCGTTCAACAATGGGCAGCGTTCGATCCAGATGCAGTCCTATCCGTTCAAAATGACGGCGGAAAATCTGGCCAAGCATCGGATGGACCCGAATATCGGCTTCTGGAAGCAGCTGAAGGAAGGCTCCGATCATTTCGAGATCGCCGGCAAGGAGCCCGCGGTCGGCGTTTGCGGGCGGCGCTATGTTTTCGACGCCGCCTCGGCCAATGGCCAGCCGCTCGACGCCTCCTTGGCCTGTCCGCCACTGAGGCGCAATGCGGAGATAGAGGCGCAGGTCGCGCAAAAGGCTGCCGCCGACGAGGCGAAAGTGGCGCAACTGGCGGCGGCCGGCGTGCGGCCGGTGCGCGTCGTCTATCAGGACGGCGGCCAGCATCCGGATTTCTATGCCCGCGTCGCCGAGGTGAGCCGACCCGACGCGCTCATCGCGCCGATCGAAATCGCGCTCGACGAGAAGATCGGCGGCTCCAAGTCGCGTTCGCCGCTCATCGCCATGAGCGCGGCCAAGCTCGCCGCCAAGGCCAAGAAAGAGGCGGAGATCAAGATCGCCGCGCAGCCGGCCACGACCATCAAGCCCGCAGAAGCCGCGCCGGCCGAGCCGACCAAGCTCAGCGCCTTCGCCGGCGCGACCGATTCGATCGGCGGATTGCTCGGCTTCCCCAAGGAGGCGCCGCCGGCCGCGCCCGCGGCTCAGAGCGAGGCTCCCGCGCCGGTCGCCAAAGCCGAGCCCGCCAAAGCCGAGCTCTCGAAGGCCGTATTCTCCAAGACCGAGGTTGCCAAGGCGGGGAAGGCGGGGCCCGTAAAGGCCTCTGCGACCAAGACCGTAGCCACCGGCCAGTCTGCTGCGTCTCAGGCGCCGGCCTCGCTGCCGCCGCATCGCGTCGATCCCGCGAAAAAGCCGCAGGCGTCGCTGGGCGGCGAGCATCGCGCCAAAGTCGCCGAGGCCGCCGCAAGCGCACCGGCGTTGCGCGAAGGTTTGTCGCCCTCCGCTCGCCCCTGA